One stretch of candidate division TA06 bacterium DNA includes these proteins:
- a CDS encoding MoxR family ATPase yields MEQFNNDDIKKLNEEIEKKSVIVQTITAEISKAIVGQNYLVSRMLVGLLANGHILIEGVPGLAKTYAVRTVAAAVKAKYQRIQFTPDLLPSDIVGTLIYNQKTGEFITSKGPIFANFILADEINRTPPKVQSALLEAMQERQVTIGEQTYKLDDPFLVLATQNPIEQEGTYPLPEAQLDRFLLKIKITYPSKEEEKEIVERIAGVGEPKIKAVIDTSDIIKARELCKSIYIDKKIKDYIVDLVFATREPEKYGLKDLKGLVRFGASPRASINLTTAARALAFLKRRGFVIPEDVKELAGDILRHRIILSYEAEAEEVTTDDVIQKILAGVEVP; encoded by the coding sequence ATGGAACAATTCAACAACGACGACATCAAGAAGCTCAACGAAGAGATCGAAAAGAAGAGCGTCATCGTTCAGACCATCACCGCCGAGATCTCCAAGGCCATTGTGGGCCAGAACTACCTGGTCAGCCGGATGCTGGTGGGCCTGCTGGCCAACGGCCACATCCTGATAGAGGGCGTGCCCGGCCTGGCCAAGACCTACGCGGTGCGGACGGTGGCGGCGGCCGTCAAGGCAAAATACCAGCGGATCCAGTTCACACCGGACCTGCTGCCCTCGGACATAGTGGGGACGCTGATCTACAACCAGAAGACCGGGGAATTCATCACCAGCAAGGGACCCATCTTCGCCAACTTCATTTTGGCCGACGAGATCAACCGCACGCCCCCGAAAGTGCAGAGCGCTTTGCTGGAGGCCATGCAGGAGCGCCAGGTGACCATCGGCGAGCAGACCTATAAGCTTGATGACCCCTTCCTGGTGCTGGCCACCCAAAACCCCATCGAGCAGGAGGGCACCTATCCCCTGCCCGAGGCCCAGCTGGACCGCTTTCTGCTGAAGATCAAGATCACCTACCCCAGCAAGGAGGAGGAAAAGGAGATCGTAGAGCGGATCGCCGGAGTTGGCGAGCCCAAGATCAAGGCGGTGATAGACACCTCGGACATCATCAAGGCCCGGGAGCTGTGCAAGAGCATCTACATCGACAAGAAGATCAAGGATTACATCGTGGATCTGGTGTTCGCCACCCGGGAGCCGGAGAAATACGGATTGAAGGACCTGAAAGGGCTGGTCCGCTTCGGGGCTTCGCCCCGGGCCTCCATCAACCTGACCACCGCCGCCCGGGCTTTAGCCTTTTTAAAGCGCCGCGGCTTCGTGATACCAGAGGACGTCAAGGAGCTGGCCGGGGACATCCTGAGGCACCGGATAATCCTGTCCTACGAGGCCGAGGCCGAGGAAGTGACCACCGACGATGTGATCCAGAAGATCCTGGCCGGGGTCGAGGTTCCCTGA
- a CDS encoding endonuclease domain-containing protein, with amino-acid sequence MDNNDKRTPGVSTGQFISRDKREMAKHMRQHMTVAEKCFWNEVRKRRFPGLRFRRQQVIDGFIADFYCNELRMVIEIDGGIHEKQKDYDKLRDQIINQRGIKVLRFKNEDVINRIEWVLETILGYDPTLPSPKALGEGEKGGVCLN; translated from the coding sequence ATGGATAATAATGATAAACGAACCCCAGGCGTTTCTACCGGTCAATTTATCAGTAGAGATAAACGGGAAATGGCAAAACATATGCGCCAGCATATGACAGTTGCTGAGAAATGTTTTTGGAATGAGGTAAGAAAAAGAAGGTTCCCAGGATTACGGTTTAGAAGACAACAGGTGATTGATGGTTTTATCGCCGATTTTTATTGCAACGAATTAAGAATGGTTATTGAAATTGACGGAGGGATACATGAGAAACAGAAGGATTATGATAAGTTGAGAGACCAAATAATCAACCAACGTGGGATCAAAGTGTTAAGATTTAAGAACGAAGACGTGATAAATAGGATAGAGTGGGTATTGGAAACAATTTTGGGGTACGACCCCACCCTGCCCTCCCCTAAAGCTTTAGGGGAGGGAGAAAAGGGAGGGGTATGCCTAAACTGA